One part of the Rutidosis leptorrhynchoides isolate AG116_Rl617_1_P2 chromosome 1, CSIRO_AGI_Rlap_v1, whole genome shotgun sequence genome encodes these proteins:
- the LOC139890391 gene encoding uncharacterized protein: MKGKKKLKGERKKMSEREKLGGRKNDETALTRLTRHCHSLCIQTSGTKSFTQKQLAESASSTSIMPQGDYIDLHRKRNGYCPDHFERKRKKEAREVHKRGKVAQTALGIQGKMFAKKRYAEKAQMKKTLAMHEESSSRRKVDDDVQEGAVPAYLLDRDPTTRSKVLSTTVKQLRKEKAGKWDVPLSKVRPVAEDEMFKVLITGKRKTKQWKRMITKVTFVGQGFTRKPPKYERFVRPTGLRFTKAHVTHPELKCTFNLEIVGVKKNPNGSMYTSLGVITRGTIIEVNVSELGLVTPAGKVVWGKYAQVTNNPENDGCINAVLLV, from the exons ATGAAAGGGAAGAAGAAGTTAAAAGGAGAAAGGAAGAAGATGAGTGAAAGAGAAAAGTTGGGTGGACGGAAAAATGACGAAACCGCCCTCAC ACGACTAACAAGGCATTGCCACTCGTTATGCATTCAGACTTCAGGCACTAAGTCATTCACTCAAAAACAACTCGCTGAATCTGCTTCATCAACATCAATCATG CCTCAAGGAGATTATATAGACCTTCATAGGAAGAGAAATGGGTATTGTCCTGATCACTTTGAGCGAAAGAGGAAAAAGGAAGCTCGTGAAGTTCACAAGCGCGGCAAAGTTGCCCAAACC GCTTTAGGAATCCAGGGTAAGATGTTTGCTAAGAAACGATATGCTGAAAAGGCTCAAATGAAGAAAAC ATTGGCTATGCATGAAGAATCATCAAGCAGAAGAAAGGTGGATGATGACGTTCAAGAAGGTGCTGTACCAGCCTATCTTCTTGATCGTGACCCTACTACTCGTTCAAAG GTTCTTAGCACCACAGTAAAACAATTGAGGAAGGAAAAAGCTGGTAAGTGGGACGTGCCTCTTTCCAAG GTGAGGCCAGTCGCTGAAGATGAGATGTTCAAAGTGCTCATAACCGGTAAAAGGAAAA CCAAGCAATGGAAAAGAATGATTACTAAAGTTACATTTGTGGGACAGGGTTTTACAAGGAAACCTCCAAAGTATGagcgatttgttcgaccaactggGTTAAGGTTTACGAAAGCACACGTGACACACCCAGAACTTAAATGCACCTTTAATCTTGAGATAGTTGGGGTTAAGAAAAACCCCAATGGTTCAATGTATACATCTCTGGGTGTTATCACCAGGGGAACTATTATTGAG GTGAATGTGAGTGAACTAGGTCTTGTGACGCCTGCTGGGAAAGTAGTATGGG GGAAATATGCTCAAGTGACGAACAATCCTGAAAATGATGGGTGCATCAATGCAGTTCTGCTTGTGTAG